A window of Synergistaceae bacterium genomic DNA:
TCGATCCCGGTCAATGTCGACCCGGAGAAGTGCATAGGCTGCAAGTTCTGCATTAACTTCTTCAACTGCCCCGGGCTCGTCTTCTCCGAGGAGACCGGCAAGGCGTACATAGACGAACGGTTCTGCGTGTCGTGCGGTGTCTGCGTGTCCGTATGCCCGCACGGAGCGATCCTCGCGACTTCCGGGGGGGTGGAGTAAGATGCAGTACATCATAGTGGGTATAGGCGGCCAGGGGATACTCTTCTCCGGAAGGGTGCTGGGCGCGGTGGCGCTTGCGAAGGAACAGCGCGTCACGGGCAGCGAGGTCCACGGGATGGCCCAGAGGGGCGGCTCCGTGATAAGCCACTTCAAGACCGGCGACTTCATCAGCCCGCTGGTGAGGGCCGGGGAGGCCGACGTGCTCCTCGCCTTTGACCAGAACGAGGGGATCCGCAACCTTCACTTCCTGAGAGAGGGCGGTGCCTTCGTGGTCAATGTGCACGACAAGGCCGCGTTCGAGAACGAGAAGCTTAAGGAGTTCCTCGAGCAGCGACGGATCTCCCTCTTCCCGCTGGAGGGATACAGCATCCTCAAGGAGCACATGGGGGGTAACTTCCTCTTCTTGAACGTGCTCCTGATGGGGGCCATGAGCGCTGCCGGGATCGGTGCACCGTCGTTCGAGGATACCGAAGCCGCGGTGAAGTCCCTGTCGCCCGCCAAGTTCGAGGATGCCAATATGAAGGTCCTCAGACTTGGCTACGAGGCAGTGGCGAAGTAGGGCAAAGGACAGTATCCGGTCGAAAGGGGGCCTCCGGAAGGAAGCCCCCTCTTTGGCCTTTTCCCTCGTGGAGCTCCTGGTGGCGCTGTGCATATCCGGGGCTCTCTTCGGGGCCCTGGCGCTCGGAGGGGCAAACCTCTTCGGTTCGCCCTCGCCGGAGACCACCAGGCGGGAGGCCGAAAGGGCGGCCTCCTGGCTGCAGAGGGTGCACCACAGGGCTCTGCTGTCGAAGAGGGGCTTTGATTTGGAGGTCCTGCCGTACATCTCCAACACGAAAATCGTCGTCTACTGGGCGGACGCCCGGAAAGAGACGTTCAACAGCGGGGGGAAGGCGTACTTTCTGAACCACGCCGTGGATCAATCCAGGTGCCGATACTCCCCGGTGTGGAACACTCTTACTCCCGCCTTGACGATCAGGGTGGGGGCGTCGAAGGTGCCCAGAAAAAGCTTCCTGACCGAAGCATACATCATCGTCTCCCCCTTCATGCGGATCTCGGTCACCTCCTCGCCGCCGTAACCGCCCCGCCCCCGCGCTCGGCGTCTTTTCTTCGCCCGCAGGATTGAATCTATCGCCCGATAGAGGTATAAAGGATCGGGTGGGATAATAATCGCCTTTTTTTCGCATCTGCTCATCCACTTAGAAATGGAGGTCATTGTATGGCGGCGGCAAAACCTTGGTGGCGCGAGACCATCGAGACTATCATCTGGGCCCTGGTCCTTGCCCTGATCCTGCGCACGTTCGTGGTGCAGGCCTTCTGGATCCCCAGCGGATCAATGATACCGACACTGGAGGTCGGCGACAGGGTACTGGTGGCGAAGTTCTGGTACCATCTGCAGAATCCGGAGAGGGGACAGCTCTTCGTCTTCAAATACCCGGTCGACCCGAAGCGCGACTTCGTAAAGCGGATAATCGGTCTTCCGGGCGAGATGCTGGAGGTGCGCAACGGCGTTGTATATATCGATGGGCAGCCGATACAGGAGGAATATGTCAAGAACCACGACCACTTCTCGCTCGCCGTCGGGCCTGTCTTTCGCGAGGTCCCGGTAAGGATACCCGACGACTCCTACTTCGCTATGGGGGACAATAGGCCGAACTCGCAGGACAGCCGTTTTTGGGGCTTCGTCCCGAAGCAGAACATTCGAGGCCCGGTCTTCTTCCGCTACTGGCCGCTGAACAGGATCGGGTTGGTGGACTGATGTCGCGCACCGTCTGGTATCCCGGTCACATGGCGAAGGGAAAGAGGCTGCTCGCCGAGCTCGCCGGGAAACTCGACATGATCATCGAGGTGAGGGACGCGAGGGCGCCGGAACTTACCTCGTCCCCGCTGATGGAGGATCTTTCAGGAGTCTGCCCGGTGGCGGTCGTCCTCTCGAAACAGGACCTCGCGGACGAAAGAGCCACCGCACGGTGGCTCTCTTACTTCGGGGAGTTCGGAGTCTCCGCCTGGGCGCAGAACCTGTTGAGGCCGAAGGTCGACCGCATCCGAAAAGATCTGGCCCTCTTCGCCCCCTCCCACAGGGAGGTC
This region includes:
- a CDS encoding 4Fe-4S binding protein, which codes for TIEAYDVAAGKAAVKEAWEHAKTKGEPAVLIFRHPCMLLRPEQPSIPVNVDPEKCIGCKFCINFFNCPGLVFSEETGKAYIDERFCVSCGVCVSVCPHGAILATSGGVE
- a CDS encoding indolepyruvate ferredoxin oxidoreductase — encoded protein: MQYIIVGIGGQGILFSGRVLGAVALAKEQRVTGSEVHGMAQRGGSVISHFKTGDFISPLVRAGEADVLLAFDQNEGIRNLHFLREGGAFVVNVHDKAAFENEKLKEFLEQRRISLFPLEGYSILKEHMGGNFLFLNVLLMGAMSAAGIGAPSFEDTEAAVKSLSPAKFEDANMKVLRLGYEAVAK
- the lepB gene encoding signal peptidase I gives rise to the protein MAAAKPWWRETIETIIWALVLALILRTFVVQAFWIPSGSMIPTLEVGDRVLVAKFWYHLQNPERGQLFVFKYPVDPKRDFVKRIIGLPGEMLEVRNGVVYIDGQPIQEEYVKNHDHFSLAVGPVFREVPVRIPDDSYFAMGDNRPNSQDSRFWGFVPKQNIRGPVFFRYWPLNRIGLVD